One Cyanobacteriota bacterium genomic window, ATGAGAATGCGTAAGGGACGGTCTGTCAACAATGTCATGGATACGTTAGGTAATGATTTGCTCGTGGACAAGCCCTGCGGGGGCGCGATCGTAGCCGGTTACATACCCCGTGAGGATCCGCACATACCCCAACTGACGCAAATAGGCTTCCATAGCCGCTTGTTCCTCTGACTTAGCTGTTTCCCAAAAGACTGTGTGAATAGCATGGCGCTCAAATAACGGCTTGCAACTCGCCAAAATTTTAAGATCATAGCCTTCAGCATCTACTTTAAGAACATCGACCGTGGTTTCGCCATACTTGGCTAGCAGCGCTGCTAAGGTAAGCATTGGCACTTGCCGTGCTTGGCCAGTGGGGTCATTGGTGACAACCTTGCTCAACATGGTCGGATCTCCAACAGTATCCACTAGGGCAGTACCCTCATAGTCGCCGATGCAGCCAGCAAAAATCTGAAATCGGGATTGGTAGGGTTTTAGGTTCTCCTGTAGCAGTTGAACGTACTCACTGACAGGTTCTGCCACGATCGTCCGAGTAGTAGCACGTTTTGCTAGCCACAACACAGGGTAATAGCCAAAGTTTGCACCAATATCTACCAGCAAGCCATCTCGCTCTGGCGCTTGTATCAGGTCTGTAAGCCGATCTTCGTAATAGCCACTAATGGCGAAAAAGCGACCACTTAAGCAATTGGGGTTAACCGTTACCCGGACTTGGGGAAATTGGCGAGGGTAAGCACAGCGCCAGCGATCAATCGCCACGCTAGTGAGGGGAAATTCTTCTAAACAGACCCACGTAACAGGAAACGCCAGTCGATAGGGCAGTTGCCGAATGAGTCGTTTAAGCATCTCAAGGGCGCGATCGTTGCCCATTAATCTCTTTAGCAGCCGTATAGTCGCCCGTGCCAATTGTTGCTTCACACTTCGCGATTCGGTTGCCCCTATATCTGCCATGGTCATGGTTTATTCAGTAAGTTTTAGTATAAGCAACAGAGACACCAGTGAGATTACAGTAAGCTTAGAATTCCCAGCCTAGGCATCAGGAGGGCGATCGCTGGGCCAACACCACCAAATCCCAAGGCTTACCCAAGGGCATCAAGCGATCGGCGTAGCCCATTGCCAGCAACAGAAACCGAGGAAACACACTCCGCTTACGCCTGCCTAGGGTTACAAACTGCCATTGCCACAGGTGATAGAGCAATCGTTTCCACAGGTAGAAACAATATCGGTGACGCAACACCTCAAACCCATGGCTAATTAGTAACGCAGTCAAGTCTTGGAGCGTATAGCCCTCACGCACATGTTGCGGATCCGGAGGAGCAGGTGGTGTGGGTACACTAATCAACAACAGACCACTAGGTTTAATGACTCGTGCCAATTCAGCCACAGCCATGACATCGTTATCAATGTGTTCAAGCACCTCACTACACAAACAAGTATCTACCGTTGCTGACTCTAGAGGCAACGCGGTAAGGGAGCCAGCCATGGCTTGATGTCTAGGATCCCGACGCTGCTGGGGAATTGTTGGGCAGACTAAATCTAGGTTGATAATTGTCTCCACTGCTGGAAAGGATTCTAGAAATTCCGAAAACAACCCCTCACCACAGCCCGCATTCAAACATAGCCCCGTAAATGCATATCCTGTCAGCACTTGTTGAAACACCGCCCTTTGGATCAATAGTCGGGCCTCGTCAACCCAAGCAGGTTGAAGGGCACGAGCCAGAACAGTCTTACGCAGAGACTTAAGCAGATTAACCATGAGTATCAATACAGGGTAAGCTCAACCGACTCAATAGGCATCGCGCCAAAATAGATGTTTGCCACCTGCGTAATGGCGAGCGTGGGCAACAACTCGCTGCCTTAGCCTAAAATTATCGCTCATTGTTGTGGCAATCATATCCGACGACAGCCATTGTCCCCCTGTTTGCCAAAATGCATAGGCAATCAAGGTTTGTTCTAAGTGACACGTGGCATGAGCTGCATATGATAGGAGCGTTGATAGCAGGTCTGAAGTCAATGTCTGCACCAAGACCCCCTGGGGATAATAGACTAGACCACAATTGAGCGGTTCTCCCTCGAACAGTTGCGGTTCTGCCAATGTGGCTGCTACTTCAAAATCATAGGTGCGGGCATAGTCTTGTCCAGAGAGGATGGTTGGTGTCTGGTGTCGTTGCTGTTGCAAGGGGGTAAAAAAATCACCAAACCACAGCACATCTGCATCCGTGAGGAGGATGTCAGCATGGAGATTAGCCGCTAGGGTGATGGCAAATTTCTTGGCATATCCACCATAGTAGCCAGAGTGCAACCATGTGCGGATAAAGTGCTGATAATCGCTAGAAAGCTCTGTTAGTAGTGTTTCCCAATGAAAGGTTTGGACATCAGGAGGCAAGTTAGGAAACCAGTGATTTAAGGCAATGCAGGCTTGATCAGAATCGCCAATTAGCCAGATCGGGGGACGAGTGGTCGCATTTATCATCAGAGTGCGAAGGCAGTACGCTAGCAATGGCATGTCCACGTCGCGGGCGATCGCCACCAGTGTAGGTAATGTTGGATCCAGCGGTCGCCAGTCAACTTGTGGAGGTTGGCGAGACTTTAGTACCCGCAGAATGTTGCAGTATCCATAGAAGAAACGATATTTCAAACTTTCTCGGATTTGGGAGATGAAACGTAGCAGATTTTTATGCATCAGCTCTTGGTATCCATAGGTCTAGACAACTCTGAGGACAGCAATCAATCTATACCAGTCTCCAGACGCATGGTTTACCAGCGATCGGCACCTTGTCCAGACCAAAATGGTATAAACCAGGTCTTTAGCGAGATTATGCCCTTGGTTAAACCGCAACAACCGACAAATTTCCAGAGCAGTTGCTGGTCAAGGAGTCATGCTCATGCTTATGTCCTTCTCTAACCAACTTCTAAGCCCAACACTTCCCTGGCTTTGGCTAATACTTCCCTTGGGCGAAAGGGCTTGGTCATATATAGGTTAGCGCCAACATCAAGACCTTTTTGCTTATCAAACTCCTGCCCTTTTGCCGTCAGCATGATGATGTAAACATCACTCATTCCCAAGTCGTGCCTAACAGTATTGCACACCTCTAGTCCACTCATCTTAGGCATCATCACATCTAGAAACACCAAATCAGGACGCTCAGTGGTAATAATCTCTAACGCTTGCTGACCATTACTGGCAGTTACTAACTCTACATCTTCATCCTCTAGCTTCTCTAGAGCCTGCTCCATCAGGATTAGAATATTAGGCTCATCATCCACAATCAGCACTTTTTTAGTCATAGTTACTACGATCGCTGCTGTCATCTAGTTTAGTAGTCGATGAAAACCCACTGTAAGATTAGTCACTCCTGAATTGTTAACGCCTATCCTAACCCTATCAACTGGAAATGCTGTAAAATCTCCGCCGACAGCTCCAAACCTGAGATTGCTATCTAGCTTCAGGTTCACCTATTGGCCTATACAATTAGGCGATAGTTAGAGTCATTAAGATTTATTACGGAATTTCGTCAAAATCGTCTAGCATAGGATTAACTGATAGTTCCCAAGCCTGATGGATGATGCGCTCCTCAGTGGAGTGTCGGTATGTTTACCTAGTCAAACTAGCCATACCAAGCTTGATGACTTGAGTGTAACAATTCATTGCAGGTTGTTTGCCTGGTTCTTTGGACAGTTCAGTACTGATGGTTATCTCTGGCTTTATGGTTCTTTTGGGGTTGTTAGTCTGCCAGTATGAATGTTGCTGCCTCTATTGAACATGATTCTGTTGAACATGATTCTGTAGTAATTCCAGATTGGCTTCAAGAGTGCTTTTTGGAGGTTAAGGGAACGCGGGCTGACTGCAAAACTCTGTCTGCTTGCCCACTGTCTGATGCATCTCCTCCCCCAACAGATACTGGTTTAATCTGCCGAGCATTTGAATTTGCCTATCGACTGCATGAAGGGCAATATCGTGCATCTGGTGAACCTTACATTGCTCATCCGATCGCTGTTGCTAGCCTCTTGCGCTACTTGGGCGGTAGCCCCACGATCGTTGCCGCAGGGTTACTGCATGATGTTATTGAAGATACCGATGTCACCCCAGAACAACTAGAGCAAGAATTTGGGGCCGAAGTCCGACAATTAGTTGAAGGGGTAACGAAGCTCTCAAAGTTTAACTTTTCTAGCAAAACAGAGCGCCAAGCAGAAAACTTTCGCCGCATGTTTTTGGCCATGGCCCAAGATATTCGGGTAATTGTGGTCAAGCTGGCTGATCGTCTTCACAACATGCGCACCTTAGAATACCTCCCAGAAGATAA contains:
- a CDS encoding class I SAM-dependent methyltransferase, with product MVNLLKSLRKTVLARALQPAWVDEARLLIQRAVFQQVLTGYAFTGLCLNAGCGEGLFSEFLESFPAVETIINLDLVCPTIPQQRRDPRHQAMAGSLTALPLESATVDTCLCSEVLEHIDNDVMAVAELARVIKPSGLLLISVPTPPAPPDPQHVREGYTLQDLTALLISHGFEVLRHRYCFYLWKRLLYHLWQWQFVTLGRRKRSVFPRFLLLAMGYADRLMPLGKPWDLVVLAQRSPS
- a CDS encoding FkbM family methyltransferase, whose protein sequence is MTMADIGATESRSVKQQLARATIRLLKRLMGNDRALEMLKRLIRQLPYRLAFPVTWVCLEEFPLTSVAIDRWRCAYPRQFPQVRVTVNPNCLSGRFFAISGYYEDRLTDLIQAPERDGLLVDIGANFGYYPVLWLAKRATTRTIVAEPVSEYVQLLQENLKPYQSRFQIFAGCIGDYEGTALVDTVGDPTMLSKVVTNDPTGQARQVPMLTLAALLAKYGETTVDVLKVDAEGYDLKILASCKPLFERHAIHTVFWETAKSEEQAAMEAYLRQLGYVRILTGYVTGYDRAPAGLVHEQIIT
- a CDS encoding response regulator produces the protein MTKKVLIVDDEPNILILMEQALEKLEDEDVELVTASNGQQALEIITTERPDLVFLDVMMPKMSGLEVCNTVRHDLGMSDVYIIMLTAKGQEFDKQKGLDVGANLYMTKPFRPREVLAKAREVLGLEVG